The Lysobacter helvus nucleotide sequence ATACCCTCGATACCAATTGCGAGGGCAAACGCACCATCGGCATCTTGGGTTTCGTGATCCTCTGAGGGCCGCAAGGCCACACCCGAATGCTCCAACGATTGCGCGAGTGGAACCGCGCGCGCATCGATGCCCGCCGCGGCCAACGCTCGGCGGGCACCGATGCCGAATACGCGCAATGGGTGCGCAAGCACGACACCATCACCGAGGCCGCGCGCGTGGGATTGCTGCAGCGCGCACGGCGCATCACGCACGGGCCGCGCATTTCGATCCTGATGCCGGTGTTCGACCCGAACCCCGCGTGGCTCGCGGAAGCCATCGACTCGGTGCGCGCGCAGCTCTACGTCAACTGGGAACTGTGCATCGCGGACGATGCGTCTACCGATCCGCGCGTGCGCGACATCCTCGCGCAAGCGGCGACGCAGGACGCGCGCATCCGCGTGCACTGGCGCGCGCGCAACGGCCACATCTGCGCGTCGTCGAATGCCGCGCTCGCCCTCGCGACCGGACCGTACATCGCGCTGCTGGACCACGACGACGTCCTGCCCGAACACGCCCTGCTCTGCGTCGCCGAAGCCATCCTGCGCACGCCCGACGCCGACGTGCTGTATTCCGACGAAGACAAGATCGACGCGCGCGGCCGCCGCCATGGCCCGTATTTCAAGCGCAACTGGAACGCGGAACTGCTGCGCGGCCAGAACTACATCTCGCACCTGGGCGTGTACCGCACGCAGCTCGTGCGTGAAGTCGGCGGCTTCCGCGCAGGCTTCGAAGGCTCGCAGGATTACGACCTCGCGTTGCGCTGCACCGAACGCAGCACGCCAGCGCGCATCGTCCACATCCCGCACGTGCTCTATCACTGGCGCGTGCATGCGCAAAGCACCGCAAGCGATGTCGCCGCCAAACCGTACGCGCCGGATGCCGGCGTGCGCGCGCTGCAGGACCACCTCAACCGCACGCACGCGCGCGGTGATGCGTTCCTGCGCGATGGCAGTTACCACGTGCTGTACCACCTGCCGATGCCCTGGCCGTCGATCGCGATGGTGCTGCTGGATGTCGGCGGGCGCTGGACCTTGCGCCGCGCATTGCGCCGCATCGCCGGCGCCGCCGACCTCCACGTGATCTCCACCCGCGCCCGCGCGCACGGCTGGCCCCACATCGGCTGGCACCGCGCCCATGGCGGCGTGCGTCCGCGCGCATGCAATGCGTTGATCGCATCGCTGCGCGCCGACGTGATCGTGCTCCTCGATTCCGATTGCCTCCCCGAAAGCTGGAACGCGCTGCACCCGCTCATCGCGCACGCGGTGCAACCCGGCGTGGCCGCTGCGGGCCCGCGCGTGGTGTCGGGGAAGTACGTCGTGGGCACCGCGATGGTCGGCAGCGACGGCGGCCTGGTGCCGTGGGGGGAGGGCGGACGCGCGCGCTCCGGCGGTTACTTCGGGCGTGCCGCGCTCTCGCAGGATGTCGAAGCCCTGGGCCGCGGGTGCGTCGTCTTCCAGCGGCGCGTGTTCGAAAGCGTCGGCGGCTTCACGTCGGGTGGCGATGATTTCGACACCGCCATCGTCGATACGACGTTACGCATGGCCACCGGCACGCGCCGCAACCGCTGGGTGCCCAGCGTCACCTGCACGCATCCCGGCCAGAAACCCAAGTCCGACGCCCCCGATGCCCCCGACGCCGGCAACCCCAACCTGCGCTGGCACCACCACCGCGTGGCCTACGCCGATCCGCCCCGCGTCAGCTGGTCAGTGCCGTACACCGCCGATGGCGGCTGAGCCTTTCTCGCGCCGCGCGCCCAACACCTTGCGCACGCAGCGCAGGTAACAGCGGATCGCCGCCAGCCAGCGCGGCCCGCTCCAGGGCGGCACCGACGCGCGCGTGCGCCACGTCACCCGCCACAACGCCAACATCCGGCCGGACATCGCTTCGCGCAACGCGAGGTGCCAGGCGAGCGCGCGTTCCTGCACCGGCTCGTCGCGCTGCGCCAGCGCATCGAACACATACAACCGCTGCTCCACCCACTTGCGATTGCGCGAACGGAACCGCTTCACCTTGCGATGCGCCCCGTCGCCCTTGTGCGCCTTGCCCATCGGCGACGCCGCGTCCGCATGCCGGCGGAACTGCACCAGCGCTTCATCGACATACGCCACGCCGCGCCCGCTCGCCGCGATCAACGCCAGCCACCAGTCGTGGTACAGCTGCGCCGGGAACGGCCGCGCACGTTCGAACACCTCGCGGCGCACCAGCATCGCGTGCCCGCTGGCCGTGTTCTGGAAGGCGAAGCGCAGCGGATCGTGCCCCGAATGCATCACGCGCAGATCGTCCGACACGCGCCGACCCAGCGGCCGTCCGTCTTCATCGATGTACGCCGAATCGCAGTACGCCATGTCCGCGATCGCGATCGCGCGCGCGAGCCGCGCCAGCTTGCCCGGCGCCCACACATCGTCCTGGTCGCACGGCGCGATGAGCTCGTACTCGCACAGCCCCATGCATTTTTCGAAACTGCGCAGGTGCCCGAGGTTCTCCGCGTTCACCACCACGCGCACCCGCGGATCGCGCGCCGCGTAGTCCTGGAGGAGGGCGACCGTGCCGTCGCTCGACGCGTCATCCAGCGCCACCACCTCCAGCACCACCCCGGTCTGCGCCAGCACCGAGTCGAGCAGCTGGGCCAGGTGGCGCTCGCCGTCGTACGTGCACAAGGCCACGGAAATCCGGGGCAGTGACGCGTCGGCGGTGGCGTCGAAGGGTTCCATCGGCCGCATCCTAGCTCGGCCGTTAGTTTCGAAGGAAAGCGTCGCGGCCCACCCCGGACCCGCTTGCTAGAATCCCGGCTCTATTTACGACCCCCAAGCACCGAGGCGCGACACGCCCCGGGCGGAGCCCCCACGCGATGAACTGGCTGAACGACCTGCTGCAGAACGACCCCGACCCCACCGAGACCCGCGAATGGGTCGAGTCGCTCAAGGCGGTCATCGACCACGAAGGCGCCGAGCGCGCCCACCAGTTGCTGGACCACATGGTGGAGATGACGCGCCGCGCCGGCGCGCACCTGCCCTTCGCGCCCACCACCGAATACATCAACACCATCCCGCCGCAGCTCGAGGCCAAGAGCCCGGGCGATGCCGCGATGGAATGGCGCATCCGTTCGATCATCCGCTGGAACGCGCTCGCGATGGTCGTGCGCGCCAACCGCAAGCCCGGCGACCTGGGCGGCCACATCGCCTCCTTCGCGTCGGCCGCCACGTTGTACGACGTGGGCTTCAACCATTTCTGGCGCGCGCCGAGCGAAGACCATCCGGGTGACTTGCTCTACATCCAGGGCCACAGCTCGCCGGGCATCTACGCGCGTTCGTTCCTGGAAGGCCGCATCACCGAATCGCAGCTCGACAACTTCCGCATGGAAGTGGACGGCCGCGGCATCAGCAGCTATCCGCATCCGTGGCTGATGCCCGATTACTGGCAGACGCCCACCGTGTCGATGGGCCTCGGCCCGCTGGCCGCCATCTACCAGGCGCGTTACTGGAAGTACCTGGAAGGCCGCGGCCTGATGCCCAAGAGCGACCGCAAGGTGTGGTGCTTCCTGGGCGATGGCGAAACGGACGAACCCGAATCGCTGGGCGCGATCTCCGTCGCCGGCCGTGAAGGCCTCGACAACCTGGTGTTCGTCATCAACTGCAACCTGCAGCGCCTGGACGGCCCGGTGCGCGGCAACGGCAAGATCATCCAGGAACTGGAAGGCAGCTTCCGCGGCGCCGGCTGGAACGTCATCAAGCTGATCTGGGGCAGCTACTGGGATCCGCTCCTGGCGCGCGACACGCATGGCGTGCTGAAGAAGCTGATGATGGAAACCGTCGACGGCGAGTACCAGAACTGCAAGGCCTTCGGCGGCGCGTACACGCGCGAACATTTCTTCGGCAAGTACCCGGAGACGGCGGCGATGGTGGCCAACCTCTCCGACGACGACATCTGGCGCCTCAACCGCGGCGGCCACGACCCGCACAAGGTGTACGCCGCCTACGACGCTGCGATGAAGACCACGGGCATGCCCACCGTCATCCTCGCCAAGACCGTGAAGGGCTACGGCATGGGCGCGGCGGGTGAAGCGCTCAACCCCACGCACCAGACCAAGAAGCTCGACGACGAAGAAGTCCGCATCTTCCGCGACCGCTTCAACATCCCGGTCACCGACGCACAGCTGAAGGACAGCGCCGTCCCGTTCTTCCACCCCGGCGCGAACAGCCCGGAAGTGGAATACCTGCGCGAACGCCGCAAGGCGCTGCACGGTTACCTCCCGCAGCGCCGCCGCAAGAGCACCGAAACGCTCATTGCTCCGAAGCTGGAAGTGTTCGACCGCCTGCTGAAGAGCAGCGGCGAGCGCGAGATCAGCACCACGATGGCGTTCGTGCAGAGCCTGGCGATCATCCTGCGCGACAAGCAGGTGGGCCCGCGTTGCGTGCCGATCGTGGCAGACGAAGCGCGCACCTTCGGCATGGAAGGCATGTTCCGCCAGCTGGGCATCTACGCCCCGCACGGGCAGAAGTACAAGCCCGTCGACCGCGACCAGTTGATGTACTACCGCGAAGACTCCGCCGGCCAGGTGCTGGAAGAAGGCATCACGGAAGCCGGCGCGTTCTCCAGCTGGATGGCCGCCGCGACGAGCTACAGCACCAACGATCTGCCGATGCTGCCGTTCTACATCTACTACTCGATGTTCGGCTTCCAGCGCATCGGCGACAGCGCGTGGCAGGCCGCGGACATGCGCGCGCGCGGCTTCCTGCTGGGCGCCACCGCGGGGCGCACCACGCTCAACGGCGAAGGCCTGCAGCACGAAGATGGCCACTCGCATTTGCTCGCGGGCGCCGTGCCGAATTGCCGCAGCTACGACCCCACGTTCGGCTACGAAGTCGCCGTGATCCTGCAGTACGGCATGCAGCGCATGCTGGAAGAGCAGCGCGACGAGTACTTCTATCTCACCCTGATGAATGAAAACTACGCGCACCCGGAAATGCCCGAGGGAGCCGCTGAAGGGATCATCAAGGGGATGTATCTGCTGAAGGACGCCGGCAAGCCGAAGAAGGGCGAGTTGCGGGTGCAGTTGTTGGGCAGCGGCACGATCTTGCGCGAAGCGATTGCGGCGGCGGAGTTGCTGGATAAGGACTTCGGGGTGACGAGTGATATCTGGAGTTGCCCGAGCTTCAATGAATTGCGTCGGGATGGGTTCGATGCCGAGCGGTGGAATCGATTGAACCCCGAGAAAAATTCTCGGACACCGTATGTCACCTCGCTACTGCAGGGGCGCCAAGGTCCCGCGATTGCTGCGACGGATTACGTGCGAGCGTTTGCGGATCAGATCCGTGCGTTTGTGCCGGGGCATTACACGGTCCTGGGCACGGATGGATTCGGCCGGTCCGATACGCGTGCCAATTTGCGTAGGCACTTTGAGGTCGACCGGTATTACATCGCCCACGCTGCGATTGCTGCGCTTGCACAAGAAGGCAAGATGGCGGGGAAGGATGTGGCTCGGGCAATTAACCTCTATAAGTTGGACGTGAATAGAGGAAATCCCGTAAACGCGTGACGGGCTCGAGCAACGGATCAGGGGCAAGAGATGGCGAAAAGGACGTCGGGGAAGGTTTCAGTACATCAGCTCATTGCGGAGGCAAGAAGCGGACCGGATCGTCGCGTACTGGCAGTCCACAATTTCAAGCGCTTTCACTCGCCGGCAGAGCAAGTTAGAAATTTCCAGTCGATATTTGGATCGCGCCAAGTTTTGGAATCGATCCATGGGCCAGCATTTCCATCTGGTCCGGCTCAGATATTTTCAACAAAAGTCCGGGCTCCCGCGACCTCAACTGTTTCCGAGGTAATTTGGGCTATAAACCGTTGCGCATTCTACGGCGCGGACCTCAGTCGGTTCGTTGCCAATAGGCTGCAGTTCGAGCATCAAGTCGTAAGTTCCGACTTTGAATCGGCACAAGCATCGCTCTCAAGTATCCAGCAGGACTTCGGATACTCCCAGTGGTTACTTGAAAATCGGATATTGGTTGCGGACCTAGAGGGGACTGAACAACTCCGCTCGATGGAGGCGCAAATCTACGATGAGCTCGAGGCGCGCTCTCTCGCTCAAGTGATCTTTCATTTCGCCGCGGCCAGGGTCAAGGCAAAGGGCGAGTCCGTCAAGGTCAGAGATGAACTCTCAAGACTGTTAGATCCCGTCGGTGGCCACGACGTCGACAAATACCTAATCACCAAGATTCTGGACCTTCCGAGCCCGGAATATGACGCAATCGCGCCAACCTTAAATTTCGAGGCAAACTCGAGCGTCATTGATCACTATGAGACGTTGCTGAAATCTCTGGTGTGGCTGTGTGCGATCGACTCGTTCGTTGAGCTGGCAGGATTTGCGCTTCGTCAATCCCTGGATGTTCTCTATAAGCGGACACGCGATCAGCGCATTGTTCCCTTGCTTCGCGCTGTGGGAGTTGTTGTCGCCAGCAGCGTTAGCTCGGAAAGCCGAGCACGCGTTCTAGAGCTGTTTTTTAAGTCGGACTATTCGGCCGTTTCTGAAGCTGCAGTTCGTCATCTCAATTCCGATCCGTTGGACATGATTGCGCTGGCGGTGCTGGCGAAGTCGGATGTGAGGGCTGGGACTTCCACAGAACTCGGGTATCCGATACTCGACCGCGCAAAAGCGAGCCTGATAGAAGTCTTCAAGCTCAGCGAGAAGGCATATGCGAGTGCTGCGGACATTATCGCCATGTCCCTGCAGTTTTATTCCCACGACTGGGCCTTGCAGGTAAGGCAAATTGCCGTGGACTGTCTGCGCGAAGAGACGGCGACTGTAACGGTTCCAAGCTTGAGGCGCGTTTTCCTAATGGATGTTCGCCCTTCCCCTCTCGCACGAATCGGAGCCAGGGGAAAATCAAGCGACGCACTCAGAAACGAATTTAAGGAGCTGTATGGGTGGACTGGGAATGCGATGGACGCTCTCCTGTTGGGGGTCGCGTCGGAAGGCGGATTGAGTCCAAACCGCCGCCTCACGTATTTAGCAAGACATTCGTTGGCGGCAAATGACGCCACCTCTGCCGAATCGGCGTTGATGCAGGTCGCGATCAAGTCCAGAGAAATTCAGTCTCGGGTATCGTCGCTACAAGCGCTAGCGGCAGAGCAACTTGGCGATCTGGAGCGAGCCACCAAGGCGGCGGTTGATGCGTACTTGGCGAACGACTCTGTTCCCTCCGTCATACCGGTCGGAAAGCTCGTTGACAGGCTCGAAGAACCGTCTACGTGGCCGCAATCAATCGACCTTCCAATTCTGTTCGGAATACACAACACCTTGTATCCGGGCGCGAAGCTCTCGCACCTGCGATTTGCGTTTGAGAACTTCCAAGAAGACAACTCGATCAAAATTGCTTCGGACCTCTCCGAGTTGCAACCTCCGATCGGAAAGGATCGGGAGATTGCGTATCTGCGCCATGTATGGCTGCCGGAAGTAATGAGACAGACCACGATCTACAGAAGCTCTGCTCAGATCGAGGAAGCAAGAATCCAAGTCTGTCGATACTTGGCGTCAATTGATGCCGAGAATGCGGCGGACTACAACGGTGAAATCAAGGATCGGGTAAAGCGCCAGGAAATTGCAAAGGGGACAACCCTCGTCGAGCAATCCAAGGTGTACGTGGATATTGAGGCAATCAAGACTACGCTGAGGGCACGCTTGGGTGGCGCCTATGCGCGGTTTCGCTCACTCGAGCGACCGAGCCCTTCTCCGGCAGATCGATTTATCGCCGACCTCGGCGAGTCACTAGAAGAAATTAGTCTCAGTTCGAAGCGCTCGGTTGGAGATCTCCTCTCCTCGATTCACATCATGAGTGACGAATCTAACGCTGAAGTCGACGCTCAGTTTGATTCGCTTTACACCGATATCACCAATGAGTTCGTGAAGGGAGATCACGGACTGAACGCATACTTGAGTACGCGCGTTCGGCACGGAAGACTCAGCAATGCACTCCGAAAGCCCGTCGCAGATGAGCACTTAGTCTCAACAAAGAAAGAGTCCGGAGAGGGCTATTACCCCAATAGCTACTGGGAGGACAAACTTGACGGACTGAATGCGACTGAGCGCGAGGCTGTCCTGGGCGCGCTGGACCAATTCACACGTACATATGACAGCATCATCGGGCATATAAGAAACGACCTCGTCCAAGTGCGCGTTATGCACGGAACCGCGCGCGGGGAAAAGAGCGAGGCGTTGTTGGTCTATCGATCTTCAAATACCGAGCGAATGTTTCTAAGGCATCAGCTTAGACAGCTTGACAACATCGATGACTTCATTGACGTGTGCATCGACACTCTGTGGGCCAAGACAGATCAGAACCTCCTTCGCGTGCAGCAAACGCTTGAGAGTTCCGTCAAGGATCAATTCGCTGACGCATTCGATCGCCTTTCTCATTCGTTGGATGGAGTTCCTCAGGTTCAGGGGGTTCTGGAACTCAGGAACGCCATACTTCGGGCGAACACCGCCTCGCAATTGAAGTTGCACGAGGTATCCGGGTGGTTCAAGCGAAGCACGGTTTACTACCGAGAGGACTATTTTCCATCGTTCGCCGTTGAAGTGGCTTCGAACATCACGAAGAAGACTCTACCCGAGCATGCCGGCGTTCCCGACGTCGACGTTCAGTGTGAATCCTTTGGCCAGGTGATGCCGGGAAGAACGCTTGATGGAATGGTTGATGCCTTCTATGGGCTGCTAAGCAACGCACTCGCGCATTCTGGGCTAGTACCTGAAGAGCTCAATATTCGAGTTGAAATTCGCCTGCAAGGACCAT carries:
- a CDS encoding glycosyltransferase family 2 protein; amino-acid sequence: MLQRLREWNRARIDARRGQRSAGTDAEYAQWVRKHDTITEAARVGLLQRARRITHGPRISILMPVFDPNPAWLAEAIDSVRAQLYVNWELCIADDASTDPRVRDILAQAATQDARIRVHWRARNGHICASSNAALALATGPYIALLDHDDVLPEHALLCVAEAILRTPDADVLYSDEDKIDARGRRHGPYFKRNWNAELLRGQNYISHLGVYRTQLVREVGGFRAGFEGSQDYDLALRCTERSTPARIVHIPHVLYHWRVHAQSTASDVAAKPYAPDAGVRALQDHLNRTHARGDAFLRDGSYHVLYHLPMPWPSIAMVLLDVGGRWTLRRALRRIAGAADLHVISTRARAHGWPHIGWHRAHGGVRPRACNALIASLRADVIVLLDSDCLPESWNALHPLIAHAVQPGVAAAGPRVVSGKYVVGTAMVGSDGGLVPWGEGGRARSGGYFGRAALSQDVEALGRGCVVFQRRVFESVGGFTSGGDDFDTAIVDTTLRMATGTRRNRWVPSVTCTHPGQKPKSDAPDAPDAGNPNLRWHHHRVAYADPPRVSWSVPYTADGG
- the aceE gene encoding pyruvate dehydrogenase (acetyl-transferring), homodimeric type, which gives rise to MNWLNDLLQNDPDPTETREWVESLKAVIDHEGAERAHQLLDHMVEMTRRAGAHLPFAPTTEYINTIPPQLEAKSPGDAAMEWRIRSIIRWNALAMVVRANRKPGDLGGHIASFASAATLYDVGFNHFWRAPSEDHPGDLLYIQGHSSPGIYARSFLEGRITESQLDNFRMEVDGRGISSYPHPWLMPDYWQTPTVSMGLGPLAAIYQARYWKYLEGRGLMPKSDRKVWCFLGDGETDEPESLGAISVAGREGLDNLVFVINCNLQRLDGPVRGNGKIIQELEGSFRGAGWNVIKLIWGSYWDPLLARDTHGVLKKLMMETVDGEYQNCKAFGGAYTREHFFGKYPETAAMVANLSDDDIWRLNRGGHDPHKVYAAYDAAMKTTGMPTVILAKTVKGYGMGAAGEALNPTHQTKKLDDEEVRIFRDRFNIPVTDAQLKDSAVPFFHPGANSPEVEYLRERRKALHGYLPQRRRKSTETLIAPKLEVFDRLLKSSGEREISTTMAFVQSLAIILRDKQVGPRCVPIVADEARTFGMEGMFRQLGIYAPHGQKYKPVDRDQLMYYREDSAGQVLEEGITEAGAFSSWMAAATSYSTNDLPMLPFYIYYSMFGFQRIGDSAWQAADMRARGFLLGATAGRTTLNGEGLQHEDGHSHLLAGAVPNCRSYDPTFGYEVAVILQYGMQRMLEEQRDEYFYLTLMNENYAHPEMPEGAAEGIIKGMYLLKDAGKPKKGELRVQLLGSGTILREAIAAAELLDKDFGVTSDIWSCPSFNELRRDGFDAERWNRLNPEKNSRTPYVTSLLQGRQGPAIAATDYVRAFADQIRAFVPGHYTVLGTDGFGRSDTRANLRRHFEVDRYYIAHAAIAALAQEGKMAGKDVARAINLYKLDVNRGNPVNA
- a CDS encoding glycosyltransferase, which encodes MEPFDATADASLPRISVALCTYDGERHLAQLLDSVLAQTGVVLEVVALDDASSDGTVALLQDYAARDPRVRVVVNAENLGHLRSFEKCMGLCEYELIAPCDQDDVWAPGKLARLARAIAIADMAYCDSAYIDEDGRPLGRRVSDDLRVMHSGHDPLRFAFQNTASGHAMLVRREVFERARPFPAQLYHDWWLALIAASGRGVAYVDEALVQFRRHADAASPMGKAHKGDGAHRKVKRFRSRNRKWVEQRLYVFDALAQRDEPVQERALAWHLALREAMSGRMLALWRVTWRTRASVPPWSGPRWLAAIRCYLRCVRKVLGARREKGSAAIGGVRH